A single region of the Triticum dicoccoides isolate Atlit2015 ecotype Zavitan chromosome 2B, WEW_v2.0, whole genome shotgun sequence genome encodes:
- the LOC119368108 gene encoding growth-regulating factor 12-like, with protein sequence MTERRQEHSPPSKLPRLSGPDADDNDGAGTVTMAAPSPLVLGLGLGVGGSSSDSGRGDAEASAATRPSALTFMQRQELEHQVLIYRYFAANAPVPVHLVLPIWKSVAASSSAPQRFPSLAGLGSMCYDHRSSMEPEPDRCRRTDGKKWRCSRGVMPGHKYCERHVHRGRGRARKPVEAAPATSAIPIRAMHAADAQGATSAHAAPPQRLGFSSPAGVYLAHGTARAT encoded by the exons ATGACCGAGCGAAGGCAGGAACACTCGCCGCCGTCCAAGCTCCCCCGCCTCTCCGGCCCCGACGCCGACGACAACGACG GCGCAGGGACGGTGACCATGGCGGCGCCGTCGCCGCTGGTTCTTGGGCTGGGTCTCGGCGTAGGCGGCAGCAGCAGTGACAGTGGACGAGGCGACGCGGAGGCATCTGCGGCGACGCGGCCATCGGCGCTGACGTTCATGCAGCGGCAGGAGCTGGAGCACCAGGTGCTCATCTACCGCTACTTCGCCGCCAACGCTCCCGTGCCCGTGCACCTCGTCCTCCCCATCTGGAAGagcgtcgccgcctcctcctccgccccgcAGAGGTTCCCATCCC TGGCGGGACTGGGGAGCATGTGCTACGACCACAGGAGCAGCATGGAGCCGGAGCCGGACCGGTGCCGGCGCACGGACGGCAAAAAGTGGCGGTGCTCGCGCGGCGTGATGCCGGGGCACAAGTACTGCGAGCGCCACGTCCACCGCGGCCGCGGCCGTGCAAGAAAGCCTGTGGAAGCCGCGCCGGCCACATCAGCCATCCCGATCCGCGCAATGCACGCCGCCGACGCGCAGGGCGCCACAAGCGCGCACGCGGCGCCACCGCAGCGCCTCGGCTTCTCCTCCCCCGCCGGCGTCTACCTGGCCCACGGCACCGCCCGTGCCACCTGA